In a genomic window of Vigna angularis cultivar LongXiaoDou No.4 chromosome 6, ASM1680809v1, whole genome shotgun sequence:
- the LOC108343103 gene encoding transmembrane 9 superfamily member 12 has protein sequence MELRKPFFCSWAFPFVVVFVQVTNGFYLPGSYMHTYSNKDPILAKVNSLTSIETELPFSYYSLPYCPPVGGIKKSAENLGELLMGDQIDNSPYRFRMNVNETVYLCTASPLNEHEVKLLKQRTRDLYQVNMILDNLPVMRFTNQNGVKIQWTGFPVGYTPPDGGADYIINHLKFTVLVHEYEGSGVQIVGTGEEGLGVISESDKKKASGYEIVGFQVVPCSIKYDPEVMAKHKMYDTLSPINCPTELEKYQVIREQERISFTYEVEFVKSNIRWPSRWDAYLKMEGSRVHWFSILNSLMVISFLAGIVFVIFLRTVRRDLTRYEELDKETQAQMNEELSGWKLVVGDVFREPYCSKLLCVMVGDGVQILGMGGVTIVFAALGFMSPASRGMLLTGMILLYLILGIAAGYVSVRVWRTIKGTAEGWRSISWLAACFFPGIAFIILTVLNFILWSSNSTGAIPISLYFELFFLWFCISVPLTLIGGFMGTKAQPIEYPVRTNQIPREIPARKYPSWLLVLGAGTLPFGTLFIELFFILSSIWLGRFYYVFGFLLVVLLLLIIVCAEVSVVLTYMHLCVEDWQWWWKAFFASGSVALYVFLYSINYLVFDLQSLSGPVSATLYLGYSLLMAIAIMLSTGTIGFLMSFYFVHYLFSSVKID, from the coding sequence ATGGAGTTGCGAAAACCCTTCTTCTGCTCCTGGGCTTTCCCTTTTGTCGTCGTCTTTGTTCAAGTTACCAATGGGTTTTACCTCCCTGGAAGCTATATGCACACTTATTCAAATAAAGATCCGATATTAGCCAAAGTTAATTCGTTGACTTCGATTGAAACTGAGCTTCCCTTCAGCTACTACAGCCTCCCTTACTGCCCACCTGTCGGTGGTATAAAGAAAAGTGCTGAGAATCTTGGAGAACTTCTGATGGGAGATCAGATCGATAACTCGCCGTATCGATTCCGAATGAATGTTAACGAGACGGTTTACCTCTGTACTGCGTCCCCGTTGAATGAGCACGAGGTGAAGCTACTTAAACAAAGGACGCGGGATCTGTATCAAGTGAATATGATCCTTGACAACTTGCCTGTTATGAGGTTTACAAACCAAAATGGTGTAAAAATTCAGTGGACGGGGTTCCCTGTTGGATACACTCCACCTGATGGCGGTGCAGATTACATCATTAACCACCTTAAATTCACGGTCTTGGTTCATGAATATGAAGGAAGTGGGGTCCAAATTGTGGGGACTGGAGAGGAGGGTTTGGGTGTTATTTCCGAGTCTGACAAGAAAAAGGCTTCCGGGTATGAAATAGTTGGTTTTCAGGTTGTCCCCTGTAGTATTAAATATGATCCGGAGGTCATGGCAAAGCACAAAATGTATGATACTCTTTCGCCTATAAACTGCCCTACTGAGCTTGAAAAGTATCAAGTGATAAGAGAGCAGGAAAGGATATCGTTCACATACGAGGTTGAATTCGTGAAAAGTAATATAAGGTGGCCATCACGTTGGGATGCTTATTTGAAGATGGAGGGTTCCCGTGTTCATTGGTTCTCAATCTTAAACTCTCTCATGGTTATTTCTTTCCTTGCTGGTATTGTTTTTGTCATTTTCCTAAGAACTGTGAGAAGGGACTTGACTAGGTACGAGGAACTGGACAAAGAGACTCAAGCTCAGATGAATGAGGAGCTCTCTGGATGGAAGCTTGTTGTGGGTGATGTGTTTAGGGAGCCTTATTGCTCGAAGCTTCTCTGTGTGATGGTCGGAGATGGGGTTCAAATTCTTGGAATGGGTGGTGTTACTATTGTTTTTGCGGCGCTTGGCTTTATGTCACCAGCATCCCGAGGAATGCTGCTAACTGGGATGATCCTTTTGTATCTTATCCTAGGCATTGCTGCAGGCTACGTCAGCGTACGTGTTTGGAGGACAATAAAAGGAACAGCGGAAGGGTGGAGATCAATTTCCTGGTTGGCTGCATGTTTTTTTCCTGGAATTGCTTTCATTATTCTTACAGTACTAAATTTCATTCTATGGAGCAGTAACAGTACTGGTGCCATACCCATTTCCTTGTATTTTGAGCTGTTCTTCCTCTGGTTCTGCATTTCAGTACCTCTTACCCTCATTGGAGGATTTATGGGGACAAAAGCTCAGCCGATTGAATATCCTGTGCGCACTAACCAGATTCCAAGGGAAATTCCTGCTCGTAAATACCCATCGTGGCTTCTTGTTCTTGGTGCTGGAACTCTTCCATTTGGAACCCTCTTCATTGAGCTTTTCTTCATCCTTTCAAGTATTTGGCTTGGGAGGTTCTATTATGTTTTTGGTTTCCTGTTGGTTGTTCTTCTATTGCTAATTATCGTTTGTGCTGAAGTGTCTGTTGTCCTCACTTATATGCATCTATGTGTGGAAGATTGGCAATGGTGGTGGAAGGCATTCTTTGCTTCAGGCTCTGTGGCTCTTTATGTCTTCCTATACTCCATCAACTACTTGGTCTTCGACCTGCAGAGTTTGAGTGGACCAGTCTCAGCCACGCTTTACCTTGGCTATTCACTGCTCATGGCCATTGCAATCATGTTGTCAACCGGCACCATCGGCTTTCTTATGTCATTCTACTTTGTGCACTACTTGTTCTCATCAGTAAAGATAGATTGA
- the LOC108341155 gene encoding hsp70 nucleotide exchange factor FES1 isoform X2: protein MERTFRLYLLLLFTAALAAANGGAEHNLTSGGLLWSPATEESDLPPATDDPDSDGGFSSLDGMLQWAISHSEPEKLKESAEAQQRLSPRELEKRSLEIKEIMEKIKMPSDAELMKIAIRDLNNVSTSLEDRRRALQELLELVESLDNANDLNKLGGLVAVSKELNHSDPGIRTIAAWVLGKASQNNPIVQQQIMELRVLSRLVQMVNSNSLEEANKALYAVSALIRNNLASQELFYAEAGGWMLQDILNNISVDIKLRRKAVLLLADLAGFQLENADQDELPFFNDMNLLKSVVDLTASTDLDIQEKIDPFGGSC, encoded by the exons ATGGAACGAACATTCCGCCTCTATCTTCTCCTCCTCTTCACGGCGGCGCTAGCGGCAGCGAATGGCGGCGCTGAACACAACCTCACTTCAGGCGGGCTGTTATGGTCCCCTGCCACGGAAGAGTCCGATCTTCCCCCGGCGACTGATGACCCCGACTCCGACGGCGGGTTTTCCTCACTCGACGGCATGTTGCAGTGGGCTATAA GTCATTCTGAACCCGAAAAGCTAAAGGAATCAGCAGAAGCTCAGCAACGACTTTCACCAAGGGAGCTAGAGAAACGTTCATTGGAAATAAAG GAAATAATGGAGAAAATAAAGATGCCTTCTGATGCTGAATTGATGAAGATCGCTATAAGGGACTTGAATAATGTGTCTACATCCCTGGAAGATAGGCGCCGTGCTTTACAGGAGCTTCTTGAGCTTGTTGAGTCGTTAGATAATGCAAATG ATTTAAACAAACTTGGGGGACTTGTTGCAGTTTCAAAAGAACTTAATCACTCTGATCCAGGTATAAGGACAATTGCTGCATGGGTTCTTGGGAAAGCTAGTCAAAATAATCCAATTGTTCAGCAGCAG ATCATGGAACTTAGAGTCCTCTCAAGACTGGTGCAAATGGTAAACTCTAATTCCCTAGAAGAAGCCAATAAAGCATTATATGCTGTTTCAGCTTTGATTAGGAATAACTTGGCTAGTCAGGAGTTGTTCTATGCTGAAGCTGGAGGATGGATGCTTCAG GATATTCTGAACAATATTAGTGTCGATATCAAACTAAGGAGGAAAGCTGTACTTCTATTGGCTGATCTAGCAGGGTTTCAATTAGAAAATGCAGATCAAGACGAACTACCATTTTTCAATGACATGAATCTGTTGAAATCTGTGGTTGATTTAACTGCATCAACCGACCTTGATATCCAGGAAAAG ATTGACCCTTTTGGTGGTTCATGTTAA
- the LOC108341155 gene encoding uncharacterized protein LOC108341155 isoform X1 has translation MERTFRLYLLLLFTAALAAANGGAEHNLTSGGLLWSPATEESDLPPATDDPDSDGGFSSLDGMLQWAISHSEPEKLKESAEAQQRLSPRELEKRSLEIKEIMEKIKMPSDAELMKIAIRDLNNVSTSLEDRRRALQELLELVESLDNANDLNKLGGLVAVSKELNHSDPGIRTIAAWVLGKASQNNPIVQQQIMELRVLSRLVQMVNSNSLEEANKALYAVSALIRNNLASQELFYAEAGGWMLQDILNNISVDIKLRRKAVLLLADLAGFQLENADQDELPFFNDMNLLKSVVDLTASTDLDIQEKALVAIKSLLQLRTTDARVFKDFCALGDALNKMRNLLHDLMEDEYKRDYAIDVESLRVEVEHIFERKLVKQ, from the exons ATGGAACGAACATTCCGCCTCTATCTTCTCCTCCTCTTCACGGCGGCGCTAGCGGCAGCGAATGGCGGCGCTGAACACAACCTCACTTCAGGCGGGCTGTTATGGTCCCCTGCCACGGAAGAGTCCGATCTTCCCCCGGCGACTGATGACCCCGACTCCGACGGCGGGTTTTCCTCACTCGACGGCATGTTGCAGTGGGCTATAA GTCATTCTGAACCCGAAAAGCTAAAGGAATCAGCAGAAGCTCAGCAACGACTTTCACCAAGGGAGCTAGAGAAACGTTCATTGGAAATAAAG GAAATAATGGAGAAAATAAAGATGCCTTCTGATGCTGAATTGATGAAGATCGCTATAAGGGACTTGAATAATGTGTCTACATCCCTGGAAGATAGGCGCCGTGCTTTACAGGAGCTTCTTGAGCTTGTTGAGTCGTTAGATAATGCAAATG ATTTAAACAAACTTGGGGGACTTGTTGCAGTTTCAAAAGAACTTAATCACTCTGATCCAGGTATAAGGACAATTGCTGCATGGGTTCTTGGGAAAGCTAGTCAAAATAATCCAATTGTTCAGCAGCAG ATCATGGAACTTAGAGTCCTCTCAAGACTGGTGCAAATGGTAAACTCTAATTCCCTAGAAGAAGCCAATAAAGCATTATATGCTGTTTCAGCTTTGATTAGGAATAACTTGGCTAGTCAGGAGTTGTTCTATGCTGAAGCTGGAGGATGGATGCTTCAG GATATTCTGAACAATATTAGTGTCGATATCAAACTAAGGAGGAAAGCTGTACTTCTATTGGCTGATCTAGCAGGGTTTCAATTAGAAAATGCAGATCAAGACGAACTACCATTTTTCAATGACATGAATCTGTTGAAATCTGTGGTTGATTTAACTGCATCAACCGACCTTGATATCCAGGAAAAG GCCCTTGTTGCGATCAAGAGTCTCTTGCAACTAAGAACCACTGATGCTCGGGTTTTTAAGGACTTTTGTGCTTTAGGTGATGCACTGAACAAAATGAGGAACTTGTTGCATGATTTGATGGAGGATGAGTATAAGAGAGACTATGCAATAGATGTTGAGAGTCTTCGTGTTGAAGTGGAACACATTTTCGAGAGAAAGCTGGTAAAGCAATGA